In the genome of Acidobacteriota bacterium, the window CTCCAGAGAACCTACGGCGGGCGTCTGACGGTTCTCACCCAGGCCACGGAAGCATTGATGCGACGTTCCTCTGCGGGTCCCACACTTCGGGAGCACTCGGGGAAGGACTGATGTTCGAACTCGGATTCTCTGCGCGTAACGTGCTGATCGGCGCCAGCCTTCTAGGGGTCGCTGGCGGACTGTTGGGTTCGTTTGCATTGTTGCGACGACAGAGCCTCCTCGGCGATGCCCTGGCCCACGCGGCACTTCCGGGCGTCTGTCTTGCGTTCCTGCTTACGGGATCCAAGTCGCCGGGTGTACTTCTGGCCGGTGCCCTGGTCGCGGGGTTGCTCGGGGCGTTGATCATCCTGGCGATCGTGCGGAACTCCCGCATCAAGGAGGACACTTCCATCGGCATCGTACTCTCGGTCTTCTTCGGCGGCGGAATCGTCCTCCTGACCGTGATCCAGAAGATGCCGATGGGGAATCAGACCGGCCTGGACAAGTACCTGTTTGGTCAGGCGGCGACGCTGATGCCGAGAGACCTCAGGGTCATGGGAGTGCTCGTCGCCATCGTCCTCGTGCTGACGTGGCTGTTCTACAAGGAGTTCAAGCTTCTCTGTTTCGACCGAGAGTTTCAGGCCAGCCTGGGAACACCGGTCCGCTGGCTCGAGATTCTCATGACGACGCTCCTGGTGACCGTCGTCGTCATCGGACTCCAGACCGTGGGCGTCGTTCTCGTCGTCGCGACGCTGATCACTCCAGCGGCGGCCGCGCGACAGTGGACGGAACGGCTGGGGGTCATGTTGTTTCTTGCCGTCGTGATCGGCGGAGGCTCCGGAGCACTCGGCGCCCTGTGGAGCGCTTCGGCGGCATCGATGCCGACGGGACCGGTGATCGTCCTCTGTAGTAGCGGTGCCCTTGTGCTCTCGATCCTATTCGGCCGATCCCGGGGCATCTTGTGGTCGTCCTTGCGCGCGCGAACCGTCGCTCAACGCATTCGACGCGAGAACCTACTGAAGGACCTCTATCGTTGGGGTGAGTCACCCGGTGAAGACTGGACCTCCGAGGTCTCGATCAACCTTCTCACCGGAATGCGTGGCCAGGGAGCGTCACGACTCCTGCGTGTTGCCCGTGCGCTGCGACGTCGCGGACTGCTCGAACGAACGAACGCCGGCATGAGACTCACACCCGACGGTCTACTGCAAGCCGAGAGCATCGTCCGCAAGCATCGACTGTGGGAGACCTACCTCACCCGGAAATTGGATCTTGCGAGCGACCACGTCCATCGGGATGCCGACCTGATGGAGCATGCCCTCGATGAAGAGGCGGTGGCCCTACTCGACGAGCGTCTCGGCTATCCCGGGATTGATCCCCACGGCCAACCGATCCCACCCCGGAGAGCGGCATGAGTTCGACGATCGTCATCCTGCTGGTGGCCTCGGTTGCGGCGGCTTCGTGTGCCATCGTCGGAACGTTTCTTGTCCTACGACGCATGGCCCTCCTGGGGGATGCGATCAGCCACGCCGTGCTGCCGGGAATCGTGATTGCATTCTTGATGACCGGTGATCGCTCTCCGTTACCGATGGTCATCGGTGCCGGTGCGCTCGGTGTCGTCACCGTGTTCCTCGTCGAGATGTTCCTCCGAACCCGACGCCTGAAGGAAGATGCGTCCATCGGTGTCGTCTTCCCCGCCCTGTTTTCTATCGGCGTCATCCTCATCAGCCGTTATGCCGGGCAGGTAGACCTGGATCTCGACTGCGTGCTTTACGGTGAGATTGCCTACTCGCCCCTGGACCTCGTCATCTATCGCGATGTGGTACTTGGCCCGAAGGCTCTGTGGATCAATGGAGCGATCCTACTCGTCAACCTCCTGTTCGTCGGACTTCTGTTCAAGGAGCTCAAGCTCACGACCTTCGATGCGCAGCTTGCCGCGACGTTGGGGTTCTCGCCGATTCTCGTGCATTACCTGCTGATGAGTTCCGTCTCATTGACGGTGGTCGGAGCGTTCGAGTCGGTCGGTGCGATCCTCGTGCTGGCCCTCCTCGTGGTTCCTCCTGCGGCGGCGTACCTGTGGACCGATCGATTGAACATCCTCCTGACTCTTGCGGTCAGCTTCGGCGTCCTGTCGGCGATCGGTGGCTACTTCCTGGCCCGTTGGTGGGACGCGTCAATCGCCGGCTCGATCGCATTGGCAACCGGCATCGTCTTTCTCTTCTCTCTCACGTTCTCGGGTCAACACGGTGTTCTCGGACGCTGGCGTGTTCATCGCAAACTCGGTTGGGCGATGGCCGAACAACTGATGCTGCTGCACATGGATTCGGGACGACCAATGCCGCTGGACGTCCTCGTCCAGCGCTTCTCGTGGCCCCGCGGTAGGTTCGACCGGGTCGTCTCGCGCCTGCTGGCGAAGGACTGGATATCCCGGGATGCCGATGGTCTTCGTCTAACGACCCGGGGTGCGGAGGCCCTTGAGACCTCCGGCCAGAGCGAACTACGTCATCCGCTGGTTCCGGTCTGAAGTAACGCCTGAACCTCGTCGTGGTGTTCGCGGATCGGGATCTCGTTATGACGATCGGTGAAGTTGACAAGACGTAACGAAACGCTGCGCTCCCCGATCCTCTCCCGCAACAGGTGTCGATAGAGAGACAGCTGTAGGCTGTACTTGCTGAGATCGCAGTCGTCGAGGTGTTCGATCGGAGGCCGTGCCTTCTGCCAGCGATTATCGAATTTCATCTTCTTGGCGCGCTTCCAGTCACAGATGATGATCGCGCCGTCGCGATCTTCGAAGACGGCGTCTACGGTCCCGGCGATCCCGAGTTCTGGACAACAGACCTGTTCCTCGACCATCAGCGGTCGCCAGGGCTTGTCGGCGATAAACGACTCGAAGTGCTCGAACTCGTCGCTGCGTTCGCCGCTGACAT includes:
- a CDS encoding metal ABC transporter permease, translated to MFELGFSARNVLIGASLLGVAGGLLGSFALLRRQSLLGDALAHAALPGVCLAFLLTGSKSPGVLLAGALVAGLLGALIILAIVRNSRIKEDTSIGIVLSVFFGGGIVLLTVIQKMPMGNQTGLDKYLFGQAATLMPRDLRVMGVLVAIVLVLTWLFYKEFKLLCFDREFQASLGTPVRWLEILMTTLLVTVVVIGLQTVGVVLVVATLITPAAAARQWTERLGVMLFLAVVIGGGSGALGALWSASAASMPTGPVIVLCSSGALVLSILFGRSRGILWSSLRARTVAQRIRRENLLKDLYRWGESPGEDWTSEVSINLLTGMRGQGASRLLRVARALRRRGLLERTNAGMRLTPDGLLQAESIVRKHRLWETYLTRKLDLASDHVHRDADLMEHALDEEAVALLDERLGYPGIDPHGQPIPPRRAA
- a CDS encoding metal ABC transporter permease; protein product: MSSTIVILLVASVAAASCAIVGTFLVLRRMALLGDAISHAVLPGIVIAFLMTGDRSPLPMVIGAGALGVVTVFLVEMFLRTRRLKEDASIGVVFPALFSIGVILISRYAGQVDLDLDCVLYGEIAYSPLDLVIYRDVVLGPKALWINGAILLVNLLFVGLLFKELKLTTFDAQLAATLGFSPILVHYLLMSSVSLTVVGAFESVGAILVLALLVVPPAAAYLWTDRLNILLTLAVSFGVLSAIGGYFLARWWDASIAGSIALATGIVFLFSLTFSGQHGVLGRWRVHRKLGWAMAEQLMLLHMDSGRPMPLDVLVQRFSWPRGRFDRVVSRLLAKDWISRDADGLRLTTRGAEALETSGQSELRHPLVPV
- a CDS encoding PD-(D/E)XK nuclease family protein, which gives rise to MNSDMLKFDESTHTYTYDGRKLISVTQFLSRFFAAFDGPRIARKVVLNPNSKYHGRDPDELVAEWEANGQQARELGTLLHNNIQQHLVDGDVSGERSDEFEHFESFIADKPWRPLMVEEQVCCPELGIAGTVDAVFEDRDGAIIICDWKRAKKMKFDNRWQKARPPIEHLDDCDLSKYSLQLSLYRHLLRERIGERSVSLRLVNFTDRHNEIPIREHHDEVQALLQTGTSG